One genomic region from Skermania piniformis encodes:
- a CDS encoding cation:proton antiporter regulatory subunit → MNVDVTPLPGIGVRKDFALGTGERVGVVTHRDGRLDLIVSRADDPDTCAAQVAMSNEEAAVLGSLLGAPQLVAQLQAEHRDVPGISTRQLPIVAASPYDGRTLGATGMRTRTKASIVAVMRAGQVHPSPGPDFVFTAGDLLVVVGTGEGLDAGARILTHG, encoded by the coding sequence GTGAACGTCGATGTAACCCCACTGCCCGGAATCGGCGTCCGGAAGGATTTTGCGCTGGGGACCGGCGAGCGGGTGGGGGTGGTCACCCATCGGGACGGTCGGCTCGATCTGATCGTGAGCCGGGCGGACGATCCCGACACCTGCGCAGCCCAGGTCGCGATGTCGAACGAGGAAGCTGCTGTGCTGGGCAGCCTGCTCGGCGCTCCGCAACTGGTGGCCCAGCTCCAGGCCGAACACCGGGATGTCCCGGGGATCAGTACCCGCCAACTGCCGATAGTGGCGGCCTCGCCGTACGACGGCCGCACGCTCGGCGCCACCGGTATGCGCACGCGCACCAAGGCGTCCATCGTCGCGGTGATGCGGGCGGGGCAGGTGCACCCGTCGCCCGGGCCGGACTTCGTGTTCACGGCGGGGGACCTGCTGGTGGTGGTCGGCACCGGCGAAGGTTTGGATGCCGGAGCGCGAATACTTACCCACGGGTGA
- a CDS encoding DUF7455 domain-containing protein encodes MSATLTLTPLTVADRCDRCGAGARVRAVLPGGGELLFCQHHANEHLDRLREIDATIDTDSAPAL; translated from the coding sequence ATGTCCGCGACCCTGACACTAACCCCCCTGACCGTTGCCGATCGGTGCGATCGCTGCGGTGCCGGTGCTCGTGTCCGTGCTGTGCTCCCGGGCGGCGGCGAGTTGCTGTTCTGCCAGCATCACGCGAACGAGCACCTCGACCGGTTGCGCGAGATCGACGCGACCATCGATACCGACTCGGCGCCGGCGCTGTAA
- a CDS encoding LysM peptidoglycan-binding domain-containing protein codes for MSTYVVQSGDALWRLAERFYGDGRRWRVIAAASGITDGDQLEPGQEIEIPYVTYRYRVRAGDTKAELAQRFYQDPTSTLLFEIPNGAAQRDLLAGEMLLIPDFGGTDHHTMVAGETLPQLAEYRWGVAAFWPIISAVNHLPDGDPAPGTVLTLPRLNRRRRVVVGDTLWRLVADNYGDYDNARTQVLVQMVAAANLIDDPSLITVGQTILFPSFSSGPAVEPFPEL; via the coding sequence ATGAGTACGTACGTCGTGCAGTCAGGCGATGCCCTGTGGCGGCTTGCCGAGCGTTTCTACGGTGACGGCCGGCGGTGGCGGGTGATCGCCGCCGCGTCCGGGATCACCGACGGTGACCAGCTGGAGCCCGGCCAGGAGATCGAGATTCCGTACGTCACCTACCGTTACCGGGTCCGGGCCGGCGACACCAAGGCGGAGTTGGCGCAACGCTTCTATCAAGACCCGACGTCGACGTTGCTGTTCGAGATCCCCAACGGTGCGGCGCAGCGCGACCTTCTGGCCGGTGAAATGCTGTTGATCCCCGACTTCGGCGGCACCGATCATCACACGATGGTCGCGGGCGAGACGCTGCCTCAGCTGGCCGAGTACCGCTGGGGGGTCGCGGCCTTCTGGCCGATCATCAGTGCGGTGAATCACCTGCCCGACGGCGACCCGGCGCCCGGGACCGTGCTCACCTTGCCCCGGCTCAACCGTCGGCGCCGGGTGGTCGTGGGCGACACGTTGTGGCGCCTGGTGGCCGACAATTACGGGGACTACGACAACGCTCGAACCCAGGTCCTGGTGCAGATGGTCGCGGCGGCGAATCTGATCGACGATCCGAGCTTGATTACGGTCGGTCAGACGATCTTGTTTCCGTCGTTCTCGTCGGGTCCGGCGGTCGAGCCTTTTCCCGAACTGTAG